The following are from one region of the Gryllotalpicola protaetiae genome:
- a CDS encoding ABC-F family ATP-binding cassette domain-containing protein, with translation MPSAPSVVLNDLTFTWPDGERAMTSLSGAFGRGRTGLIGANGAGKSTLLRLIAGRLRPTRGSVAITGTVDYLPQQLTVETDASLADLLGVRSVVDAVRAVTAGDASPELFDVIGADGWDLEERASAELAATGLPSDLDRRVGELSGGEAMLAGVVGIRLRGASVALLDEPTNNLDGDARERLYDLVRGWRGALIVVSHDTALLELMDDTAELRGGALTVFGGPFSAYRSWLDEQQAAARQVLATAKQKLRVEQRDRIRAEAKVARSAADGRKKRANGDFGKAMFDGLKNSGEKSAAKIRGMHAGREAEARAAVLEADLLVRDDDRISVDLPDPGVARGRRIAVLRGADGREFVMQGPERVALTGPNGAGKTTMLERLVSGDGMLADRVAYLPQRIDTLDETATVLDTVAAAAPNTTTAELRNRLARFLIRGDAIARPISSLSGGERFRVALARLLLADPPAQLLILDEPTNNLDLDSIDRLVEALSAYRGALLVVSHDRGFLERLGLDAELRLEASGIITRV, from the coding sequence ATGCCTTCTGCACCCTCCGTCGTCCTGAACGACCTCACCTTCACCTGGCCTGACGGCGAGCGGGCGATGACGTCGTTGAGCGGCGCCTTCGGCCGCGGCCGCACCGGCCTCATCGGCGCCAACGGCGCGGGCAAGTCCACCCTGCTGCGCCTGATCGCCGGCAGACTGAGACCGACCCGCGGCTCGGTCGCGATCACCGGCACGGTCGACTACCTGCCGCAGCAGCTGACGGTCGAGACGGATGCCTCGCTCGCCGACCTCCTCGGTGTGCGGTCCGTCGTCGACGCCGTGCGCGCGGTCACCGCGGGCGACGCCTCCCCCGAGCTCTTCGACGTCATCGGCGCCGACGGCTGGGACCTCGAAGAGCGCGCAAGCGCCGAGCTCGCCGCCACGGGACTCCCCAGCGACCTCGACCGCCGCGTCGGCGAGCTCTCCGGCGGCGAGGCGATGCTCGCGGGCGTCGTCGGGATCCGGCTGCGCGGGGCATCCGTCGCCCTGCTCGACGAGCCCACCAACAACCTGGACGGCGACGCGCGCGAGCGGCTCTACGACCTGGTGCGCGGCTGGCGGGGCGCGCTCATCGTCGTGAGCCACGACACCGCGCTGCTCGAGCTGATGGACGACACCGCAGAGCTGCGCGGCGGCGCCCTGACCGTCTTCGGCGGCCCGTTCAGCGCCTACCGCTCGTGGCTCGACGAGCAGCAGGCCGCCGCGCGCCAGGTGCTCGCGACCGCGAAGCAGAAGCTGCGCGTCGAGCAGCGCGACCGCATCAGAGCCGAGGCGAAGGTCGCCCGCAGCGCAGCCGACGGCCGCAAGAAGCGCGCCAACGGCGACTTCGGCAAGGCGATGTTCGACGGGCTCAAGAACTCGGGCGAGAAGTCGGCGGCGAAGATCCGCGGGATGCACGCCGGGCGCGAGGCCGAGGCGCGGGCCGCCGTCCTCGAAGCCGACCTGCTCGTGCGCGACGACGACCGCATCTCCGTCGACCTGCCGGACCCCGGCGTCGCTCGCGGCAGGCGCATCGCCGTGCTGCGCGGCGCCGACGGGCGCGAGTTCGTCATGCAGGGACCCGAGCGGGTGGCGCTCACCGGGCCGAACGGCGCGGGCAAGACCACCATGCTCGAACGGCTGGTGAGCGGCGACGGGATGCTCGCCGACCGCGTCGCCTACCTGCCGCAGCGCATCGACACGCTCGACGAGACGGCGACCGTGCTCGACACCGTCGCCGCCGCGGCCCCGAACACGACCACGGCCGAGCTGCGCAACCGGCTCGCGCGCTTCCTGATCCGCGGTGACGCGATCGCCCGCCCGATCTCATCGCTGTCAGGCGGCGAGCGGTTCCGGGTCGCGCTCGCACGGCTGCTGCTCGCCGACCCGCCCGCGCAGCTCCTGATCCTCGACGAGCCGACGAACAATCTCGACCTCGACTCGATCGACCGGCTGGTCGAGGCGCTCTCGGCCTATCGCGGGGCGCTGCTGGTGGTGAGCCACGACCGTGGGTTCCTCGAGCGGCTCGGTCTGGACGCAGAGCTGCGGCTGGAGGCATCCGGCATCATCACCCGCGTGTGA
- a CDS encoding adenylyl-sulfate kinase: MRPLEFDAVWINGSVGTGKTTTAEAVGAELERLGVPGAVIDVDWLRRAWPAPAGDRFNEALARANIRAIAANFREHGARVIVSAGVIEAAAELGLVSDALAARRMLHVLLTLDPVVAAARLQARHGEDAGLEWHLRRHPELAGILDRAGFKDEVVVDTTRLSPDAAARAIVARVFPPTGTRITE; encoded by the coding sequence GTGCGCCCACTCGAATTCGATGCCGTCTGGATCAACGGCAGCGTCGGCACCGGCAAGACCACCACGGCCGAGGCAGTGGGGGCCGAGCTCGAGCGGCTCGGCGTGCCCGGTGCCGTGATCGACGTCGACTGGCTGCGCCGTGCGTGGCCCGCACCGGCCGGCGACCGGTTCAACGAAGCTCTGGCGCGAGCGAACATCCGCGCGATCGCGGCGAATTTCCGCGAGCACGGAGCGCGGGTGATCGTGTCGGCTGGCGTGATCGAAGCGGCTGCCGAGCTTGGTCTCGTCTCTGACGCACTTGCGGCACGGCGGATGCTTCACGTGCTGCTGACTCTCGACCCTGTGGTCGCCGCGGCGCGGCTTCAGGCCAGGCATGGCGAGGATGCCGGGCTGGAGTGGCATCTGCGGCGTCACCCCGAGCTCGCCGGAATCCTGGACCGCGCGGGCTTCAAGGACGAGGTCGTCGTCGACACCACCCGGTTGTCGCCGGATGCGGCCGCCAGGGCGATCGTTGCGCGGGTCTTTCCGCCCACAGGTACCCGCATCACCGAATAG
- the uvrC gene encoding excinuclease ABC subunit UvrC — protein MAPSAETARGITNGHVPSQTVAYKPKTGEIPTSPGVYRFRDATQRVLYVGKAKNLRARLSNYFQPLRNLHERTRRMVTTAASVEWTVVGNEFEALQLEYTWIKEFNPPFNVVFKDDKSYPYLAVTLGENVPRALVTRNRKDKTSRYFGPYTKVWAIRETLDLMLKAFPMRSCSDGVFRRAEQTGRPCLLADIGKCAAPCVGRITREEHRELANEFVDFMSGSDQRYLRTLTKEMTDASAELNFELAARYRDRIQALTAVMEKTAVVLSDNVDADVFGIAHDELAAAVQQFIVRGGRIRGTRSWVVDKELDLELADLVDTVLQNAYDGDFAPPREVIVPEVPEDSEVLEQWLTDRRTKTDDASRGGAVALRTAQRGDKAQLAQTAELNAKGALALYKTRRSADFTARSQALNVIQDALGMADAPLRIECYDVSHLSGTNVVASMVVMEDGLPRKDQYRRFSIPETTDDTDSIYQVLTRRLAYLKEEAATPVAERDDETGETRRKKFAYAPQLLLVDGGQPQVSAAKRALDESGVQGIQLAGIAKRLEEVWLPNSDFPVILPRNSDALFLIQRIRDEAHRFAITYQRATRKRDISSVLGTVPGLGPARVKELLGHFGSVKRLREASVEAIAESRGIGPALAQAVHETLHAADGE, from the coding sequence GTGGCACCCAGCGCAGAGACCGCACGCGGAATCACCAACGGTCACGTGCCGTCGCAGACCGTGGCGTACAAGCCGAAGACGGGCGAGATCCCGACATCCCCTGGCGTGTACCGCTTCCGCGACGCGACCCAACGGGTGCTCTACGTCGGCAAGGCGAAGAACCTGCGCGCGCGGCTGTCGAACTACTTCCAGCCGTTACGCAACCTGCACGAGCGCACGCGGCGCATGGTGACGACGGCGGCGAGCGTCGAGTGGACGGTCGTCGGCAACGAGTTCGAGGCGCTGCAGCTCGAGTACACCTGGATCAAAGAGTTCAACCCGCCGTTCAACGTCGTCTTCAAAGACGACAAGTCCTACCCGTATCTGGCGGTGACCCTCGGCGAGAACGTGCCGCGTGCGCTCGTCACGCGCAACCGGAAGGACAAGACGAGCCGCTACTTCGGCCCGTACACGAAGGTCTGGGCGATCCGCGAGACGCTCGACCTGATGCTGAAGGCCTTTCCGATGCGCTCCTGCTCAGACGGGGTGTTCCGTCGCGCCGAGCAGACCGGCCGTCCGTGCCTGCTCGCGGACATCGGCAAGTGCGCTGCGCCGTGCGTCGGCCGCATCACGCGCGAGGAGCACCGCGAGCTCGCGAACGAGTTCGTCGACTTCATGTCGGGCAGCGACCAGCGCTACCTGCGCACGCTGACGAAAGAGATGACGGATGCCTCGGCCGAGCTGAACTTCGAGCTGGCGGCCCGCTACCGCGACCGCATCCAGGCGCTCACCGCCGTGATGGAGAAGACGGCCGTGGTGCTCTCCGACAACGTCGACGCCGACGTCTTCGGAATCGCCCACGACGAGCTCGCAGCGGCGGTGCAGCAGTTCATCGTGCGCGGCGGGCGCATCCGCGGAACGCGCAGCTGGGTCGTCGACAAGGAGCTCGACCTCGAGCTCGCCGACCTGGTCGACACCGTGCTGCAGAACGCGTACGACGGCGACTTCGCGCCGCCGCGCGAGGTCATCGTGCCCGAGGTGCCCGAAGACAGCGAGGTGCTCGAGCAGTGGCTCACAGATCGTCGAACGAAGACCGACGACGCGAGCCGCGGGGGAGCGGTGGCGCTGCGCACAGCCCAGCGCGGCGACAAGGCCCAGCTCGCGCAGACCGCCGAGCTCAATGCCAAGGGCGCGCTCGCGCTCTACAAGACGCGCCGCAGCGCCGACTTCACGGCACGCTCGCAGGCGCTGAACGTCATCCAAGACGCGCTCGGCATGGCCGACGCGCCGCTGCGCATCGAGTGCTACGACGTCTCGCATCTCTCCGGCACGAACGTCGTGGCGTCCATGGTCGTCATGGAGGACGGGCTGCCGCGCAAAGACCAGTACCGCCGGTTCTCGATCCCCGAGACGACGGACGACACCGACTCGATCTACCAGGTGCTCACCCGCCGCCTCGCCTACCTCAAAGAAGAAGCCGCGACCCCGGTCGCCGAACGCGACGACGAGACCGGCGAGACCCGCCGCAAGAAGTTCGCGTACGCCCCGCAGCTGCTGCTCGTCGACGGCGGCCAGCCGCAGGTGAGCGCGGCGAAGCGCGCACTCGACGAGTCGGGGGTGCAGGGCATCCAGCTCGCCGGCATCGCCAAGCGCCTCGAAGAGGTCTGGCTGCCGAACTCCGACTTCCCGGTGATCCTGCCGCGCAACTCGGACGCACTGTTCCTCATCCAGCGCATCCGCGACGAGGCGCACCGCTTCGCGATCACCTACCAGCGCGCCACTCGTAAGCGCGACATCTCGAGCGTGCTCGGCACCGTGCCCGGGCTCGGGCCGGCCCGCGTGAAAGAGCTGCTCGGCCACTTCGGATCGGTGAAGCGCCTGCGCGAGGCATCCGTCGAAGCCATCGCCGAGAGCCGCGGAATCGGCCCCGCCCTCGCACAGGCGGTGCACGAGACCCTGCATGCCGCCGACGGCGAATAG
- the rapZ gene encoding RNase adapter RapZ yields MPPTANRLTDVTAAPPPPQQEVLIVTGMSGAGRSTVAKALEDLDWFVVDNLPPQMLRPLLDLAGRAEQDTPRIAAVLDVRGRDFFTELQDLLPSLRDNVRLSVLFLDASDSALVRRYEAVRRPHPLQGNGTILDGIMEERTRVKQLREFADQLIDTSELNVHQLTNRIHDAYKTETTPGVQVTMTSFGFKYGLPSDADMIADVRFLPNPFWVPELRALDGTDEAVRDYVFAQDGAEEFVELWSRMLAVALAGYQRENKRHALIAIGCTGGKHRSVAIVEELARRASDLPGVAVNVKHRDLGRE; encoded by the coding sequence ATGCCGCCGACGGCGAATAGGCTTACGGATGTGACGGCAGCGCCACCACCACCGCAGCAGGAAGTCCTGATCGTCACCGGCATGTCCGGCGCCGGCCGCTCGACGGTGGCGAAAGCCCTCGAAGACCTCGACTGGTTCGTCGTCGACAACCTGCCGCCGCAGATGCTGCGGCCTCTGCTCGACCTCGCCGGCCGAGCCGAGCAGGACACCCCGCGCATCGCCGCCGTGCTCGACGTGCGCGGACGCGACTTCTTCACGGAGCTGCAGGATCTGCTGCCGTCGCTGCGCGACAACGTACGGCTCTCCGTGCTTTTCCTCGACGCGTCGGATTCCGCGCTCGTGCGCCGCTACGAGGCGGTCCGCCGGCCCCACCCGCTGCAGGGCAACGGCACGATCCTCGACGGCATCATGGAGGAGCGCACGCGGGTCAAGCAGCTGCGCGAGTTCGCCGACCAGCTGATCGACACCTCCGAGCTGAACGTCCACCAGCTCACCAACCGCATCCACGACGCGTACAAGACCGAGACGACGCCGGGTGTGCAGGTCACGATGACGAGCTTCGGCTTCAAGTACGGGCTGCCGAGCGACGCCGACATGATCGCCGATGTGCGCTTCCTGCCGAACCCGTTCTGGGTGCCGGAGCTGCGCGCGCTCGATGGAACAGACGAGGCGGTGCGCGACTACGTCTTCGCGCAGGACGGTGCCGAGGAGTTCGTCGAGCTGTGGTCGCGGATGCTTGCGGTCGCGCTTGCCGGCTACCAGCGCGAGAACAAGCGGCACGCCCTGATCGCGATAGGCTGTACCGGCGGCAAACACCGCTCCGTCGCGATCGTCGAGGAGCTGGCGCGGCGGGCTTCTGACCTGCCCGGGGTCGCCGTCAACGTCAAGCACCGTGACCTTGGCCGCGAGTGA
- a CDS encoding HNH endonuclease signature motif containing protein, producing the protein MSSVLASLESLAATVAGALPCADDLATLTPEDEARATQVLGGIRSSVVATISLLAADIERKSARELGTEGLAQKRGFKDGVGLVQNLTGVGRDEAVRLVRVGGLLETAQAVAPVHKGDDPPFDAGERSIAALAALPGAWDVPVAVAVRNRWLSAAQGDALRQSLGPPQLTELAPAWRAAALELIGDCWSGQWTPEDLARAAKRVRASLDTLAAVREAEHCKELRSFKRFVRASGMVHYDIELDPESDARFYGPIRTMLSPRLGGPRFRDAAEIARARELDEDPRSNEQLMADTVVDLVECGGQSESNVLLARHRPQVMVALTAADLKKARAAQAVFRAHHAGDHSHCPGAALGLNCAGPDQGIAWIDGSDTPITATDAVRMLCGGGFTPVLFDETGQAIDVGKDQRLFTLRQRRAMAKRDGGCLWPDCPMPPDACEGHHDNPWAESSANHKTETRDGTLFCRRHHLMLHNHGARIERRGSQYWLLWPGRDPVLLHAKSGIRAQLRAQGGTR; encoded by the coding sequence ATGTCTTCGGTACTCGCCTCGCTTGAGAGCCTCGCCGCCACGGTGGCCGGGGCGCTGCCGTGCGCCGACGACCTCGCGACCCTGACACCCGAAGATGAAGCGCGCGCGACGCAGGTGCTGGGCGGCATCCGCTCGAGCGTCGTCGCGACGATTTCACTGCTGGCCGCCGACATCGAGCGGAAGTCCGCGCGCGAGCTGGGCACCGAGGGTCTTGCACAGAAGCGCGGGTTCAAAGACGGGGTCGGGCTGGTCCAGAACCTCACGGGGGTCGGGCGCGACGAGGCCGTGCGGCTCGTCCGCGTCGGCGGGCTGCTCGAGACGGCGCAGGCCGTCGCGCCGGTGCACAAGGGTGACGATCCGCCGTTCGACGCGGGCGAGCGGTCGATCGCGGCCCTGGCCGCGCTTCCTGGCGCGTGGGACGTGCCGGTGGCGGTCGCCGTGCGGAATCGTTGGCTCAGCGCCGCTCAGGGCGATGCCCTCAGGCAGTCGCTGGGCCCGCCCCAGCTGACCGAGCTCGCGCCCGCGTGGCGCGCGGCGGCGCTGGAGCTGATCGGCGACTGCTGGTCAGGGCAATGGACTCCCGAAGATCTCGCGCGTGCCGCGAAGCGCGTTCGCGCCTCGCTCGACACGCTTGCCGCCGTGCGCGAGGCCGAGCACTGCAAGGAACTCCGATCCTTCAAGCGGTTCGTGCGTGCGAGCGGCATGGTCCACTACGACATCGAGCTCGATCCGGAATCCGACGCGCGCTTCTACGGCCCGATCCGCACGATGCTGTCGCCGCGACTCGGCGGCCCGCGCTTCCGCGACGCCGCCGAGATCGCACGCGCCCGTGAACTCGATGAAGACCCGCGCAGCAACGAGCAGCTCATGGCCGACACGGTCGTCGACCTGGTGGAGTGCGGCGGCCAGTCGGAGAGCAACGTGCTGCTGGCGAGGCATCGGCCCCAGGTGATGGTCGCGCTGACCGCTGCGGACCTCAAGAAGGCGCGCGCGGCACAGGCCGTGTTTCGGGCGCATCACGCGGGCGACCATTCGCACTGCCCGGGCGCCGCATTGGGGCTGAACTGTGCAGGGCCCGACCAGGGAATCGCCTGGATCGACGGGTCAGACACCCCGATCACTGCAACGGATGCCGTGCGGATGCTGTGCGGCGGCGGTTTCACCCCCGTGCTGTTCGACGAGACGGGTCAGGCCATCGATGTCGGGAAAGACCAGCGGCTGTTCACGCTGAGACAGCGGCGCGCGATGGCGAAACGTGACGGCGGCTGCCTCTGGCCCGATTGCCCGATGCCTCCCGATGCGTGCGAGGGCCACCACGACAATCCCTGGGCCGAGAGCTCTGCGAACCACAAGACCGAGACCCGAGACGGCACGCTGTTCTGCAGACGACATCACCTGATGCTCCACAACCACGGTGCGCGCATCGAGAGACGCGGATCGCAGTACTGGCTGCTGTGGCCCGGGCGGGATCCCGTCCTGCTGCACGCGAAGTCGGGCATCCGCGCACAGCTGAGAGCACAGGGAGGGACGCGATGA
- the uvrA gene encoding excinuclease ABC subunit UvrA → MHPVDSRAKLSVRGARVHNLHNVDLEIPRDALVVFTGLSGSGKSSLAFDTIFAEGQRRYVESLSAYARQFLGQVDRPDVDFIEGLSPAVSIDQKSTNRNPRSTVGTITEIYDYMRLLWARIGVAHCPVCGEKIQRQTVQQIADQLMELEERTRYQVLAPVVKQKKGEFVDLFKELAAKGFARVLVDGEQHALTEPPTLKKSYKHDISVIVDRLVAGPEILGRLTDSIETALGLTDGLIDVNFVDEPADSPDAWVTFSEKLACPNGHPIQLTEIEPRTFSFNAPFGACPECSGLGVRMAVDDELLLGDPESSLAEGVIIPWTSQGKSLYQYYEKLLAGLARDLDFDLDTPWNKLPERVRSAVLHGEDFEVKVRWKNRFGREMSYTSGFEGVVPYIERQYAQAETDTQRQRWAEFLREVPCPVCGGKRLKPEVLAVLVHEHSIADVAELSLTDSREFMNKLKLTEREAVIAAQVLREIKLRLDFLIQVGLGYLNMARAAGTLSGGEAQRIRLATQIGSGLTGVLYVLDEPSIGLHQRDNRRLIDTLVALRDLGNTLIVVEHDEDTIRTADWVVDIGPGAGVNGGRVVHSGSYDELVDNRDSLTGDYLAGRKAIVTPSKRRKIDKKRMLQVVGANANNLKDLTVEFPLGVFTAVTGVSGSGKSTLVNDILYRVLAQRLNGARKVAAKHTRVTGVDNLDKVVHVDQAPIGRTPRSNPATYTGVFDKIRTLFSETVEAKSRGYQPGRFSFNVKGGRCENCQGDGTIKIEMNFLPDVYVDCEVCHGARYNRDTLQVHYKGKNIAEVLDMPIAEAAEFFEPISAIHRFLKTLVDVGLGYVRLGQSATTLSGGEAQRVKLATELQRRTNGRSIYVLDEPTTGLHFEDVRKLLLVLSSLVDKGNTVIVIEHNLDVIKSADHIIDLGPEGGAGGGQVIATGTPEQVAQVEASFTGQFLREVLGLDEPARAKASA, encoded by the coding sequence GTGCATCCGGTCGACTCGCGCGCCAAACTCAGCGTGCGCGGGGCCCGCGTGCACAACCTGCACAACGTCGACCTCGAGATCCCGCGCGACGCACTCGTCGTCTTCACCGGGCTGTCCGGCTCCGGCAAGTCGTCGCTCGCCTTCGACACGATCTTCGCCGAGGGGCAGCGACGCTACGTCGAGTCGCTCTCTGCCTACGCGCGCCAGTTCCTCGGCCAAGTCGACCGGCCCGACGTCGACTTCATCGAGGGCCTCAGCCCCGCCGTGTCGATCGACCAGAAGTCGACGAACCGCAACCCGCGCTCGACCGTCGGCACGATCACCGAGATCTACGACTACATGCGCCTGCTCTGGGCGCGCATCGGCGTCGCCCACTGCCCGGTCTGCGGCGAGAAGATCCAGCGGCAGACCGTGCAGCAGATCGCCGACCAGCTGATGGAGCTGGAAGAGCGCACCCGCTATCAGGTGCTCGCACCGGTCGTGAAGCAGAAGAAGGGCGAGTTCGTCGACCTCTTCAAAGAGCTCGCGGCGAAGGGCTTCGCACGTGTGCTCGTCGACGGCGAGCAGCACGCGCTGACCGAGCCGCCGACCCTCAAGAAGTCGTACAAGCACGACATCTCCGTGATCGTCGACCGTCTCGTCGCCGGGCCCGAGATCCTCGGCCGCCTCACGGACTCCATCGAGACCGCACTGGGTCTCACCGATGGCCTCATCGACGTGAACTTCGTCGACGAGCCCGCGGACTCGCCTGATGCCTGGGTGACCTTCAGCGAGAAGCTGGCGTGCCCCAACGGGCACCCGATCCAGCTGACCGAGATCGAGCCGCGCACCTTCTCGTTCAACGCCCCGTTCGGCGCCTGCCCCGAGTGCTCCGGCCTCGGCGTGCGCATGGCCGTCGACGACGAACTGCTGCTCGGCGATCCCGAGTCGAGCCTCGCCGAGGGCGTCATCATCCCGTGGACCAGCCAGGGGAAGAGCCTCTACCAGTACTACGAGAAGCTGCTCGCCGGCCTCGCACGTGACCTCGACTTCGACCTCGACACCCCGTGGAACAAGCTGCCCGAGCGGGTGCGCAGCGCTGTGCTGCACGGCGAGGACTTCGAGGTGAAGGTCCGCTGGAAGAACCGCTTCGGGCGTGAGATGAGCTACACCAGCGGTTTCGAGGGCGTCGTGCCCTACATCGAACGGCAGTACGCGCAGGCCGAGACCGACACCCAGCGCCAGCGCTGGGCAGAGTTCCTGCGCGAGGTGCCGTGCCCCGTGTGCGGCGGGAAGCGCCTCAAGCCCGAGGTGCTCGCGGTGCTGGTGCACGAGCACTCCATCGCCGACGTCGCCGAGCTGAGCCTCACCGACTCGCGCGAGTTCATGAACAAGCTCAAGCTCACCGAGCGCGAGGCCGTCATCGCCGCCCAGGTGCTGCGCGAGATCAAGCTTCGGCTCGACTTCCTCATCCAGGTCGGGCTCGGCTACCTCAACATGGCACGCGCCGCAGGCACGCTGTCGGGCGGCGAGGCGCAGCGCATCCGCCTCGCGACGCAGATCGGCTCGGGCCTCACCGGCGTGCTGTACGTGCTCGACGAGCCGTCGATCGGTCTGCACCAGCGCGACAACCGCCGGCTCATCGACACGCTCGTCGCGTTGCGCGATCTCGGCAACACGCTCATCGTGGTCGAGCACGACGAAGACACGATCCGAACCGCCGACTGGGTCGTCGACATCGGCCCGGGCGCCGGCGTCAACGGCGGCCGTGTCGTGCACTCCGGCTCCTACGACGAGCTCGTCGACAACCGCGACTCGCTCACCGGCGACTACCTCGCCGGTCGCAAGGCGATCGTCACGCCGTCGAAGCGACGCAAGATCGACAAGAAGCGGATGCTGCAGGTGGTCGGCGCCAACGCCAACAACCTCAAGGACCTGACGGTCGAGTTCCCGCTCGGCGTCTTCACCGCAGTCACGGGTGTGAGCGGCTCCGGCAAGTCGACGCTCGTGAACGACATCCTCTACCGGGTGCTCGCGCAGCGGCTCAACGGCGCCCGCAAGGTCGCCGCCAAGCACACGCGTGTGACGGGCGTCGACAACCTCGACAAGGTCGTGCACGTCGACCAGGCGCCGATCGGCCGCACCCCGCGGTCGAACCCGGCGACCTACACGGGCGTGTTCGACAAGATCCGCACGCTGTTCAGCGAGACGGTCGAGGCGAAGTCGCGCGGCTACCAGCCGGGCCGGTTCAGCTTCAACGTCAAGGGCGGCCGCTGCGAGAACTGCCAGGGCGACGGCACGATCAAGATCGAGATGAACTTCCTGCCCGACGTCTACGTCGACTGCGAGGTGTGCCATGGTGCCCGCTACAACCGCGACACCCTGCAGGTGCACTACAAGGGCAAGAACATCGCCGAGGTGCTCGACATGCCCATCGCCGAGGCTGCGGAGTTCTTCGAGCCGATCAGCGCGATCCATCGCTTCCTCAAGACGCTCGTCGATGTCGGCCTCGGCTACGTGCGCCTCGGCCAGTCCGCGACGACGCTCTCCGGCGGCGAGGCACAGCGCGTGAAGCTCGCCACCGAGCTGCAGCGCCGCACCAACGGCCGCAGCATCTACGTCCTCGACGAGCCGACGACCGGTCTGCACTTCGAAGACGTCCGCAAGCTGCTGCTGGTGCTGTCGAGCCTCGTCGACAAGGGGAACACCGTCATCGTCATCGAGCACAACCTCGACGTCATCAAGAGCGCCGACCACATCATCGACCTCGGCCCCGAGGGCGGCGCGGGCGGCGGCCAGGTGATCGCGACGGGTACACCCGAGCAGGTCGCCCAGGTCGAGGCCAGCTTCACCGGCCAGTTCCTGCGCGAGGTGCTCGGGCTCGACGAGCCGGCGCGTGCGAAGGCATCCGCCTGA
- the add gene encoding adenosine deaminase — translation MLAYPDYLRLLPKTELHCHFVSTLSAARLISLADRYGVELPTTDPDELFDYSDLADFLVAFRAATDVLRSPDDLATTAYDGVRAAVIAGNLRYREYGVNPQYFATRGIGYTELLDPVIDGLRAAERDLGVGFRIVVAINRRESARSAVELVEQMVRHPYAEVVALGQDDLTPENTEDPGRFAEAYALAKRHGFKTTAHAGETATASAEDVRIAVDVLGVDRIDHGYRVLDDAELTARLRDRHLPFATTPLSTRVLSKWELDADHRIAHMIRAGLNVSVSTDDGVFFRTDIGREYSEGLLDFGIDAAGAQAIALAGIDGAFCDDDEKARLRARFAAEFLALDALLEH, via the coding sequence GTGCTGGCCTACCCGGACTACCTTCGGCTGCTCCCCAAGACCGAGCTGCACTGCCACTTCGTCTCCACCCTGAGTGCGGCCCGGCTCATCTCGCTCGCGGATCGGTACGGAGTAGAGCTTCCGACGACCGACCCCGACGAGCTCTTCGACTACTCCGACCTCGCAGACTTCCTCGTCGCCTTCCGGGCGGCGACCGACGTGCTGCGCTCCCCAGATGATCTTGCGACGACCGCCTACGACGGCGTTCGCGCCGCGGTGATCGCCGGCAACCTGCGCTATCGCGAGTACGGCGTCAACCCGCAGTACTTCGCCACGCGCGGCATCGGCTACACCGAGCTCCTCGACCCCGTGATCGACGGGTTGCGGGCCGCGGAACGCGACCTCGGCGTCGGCTTCCGGATCGTCGTGGCGATCAACCGCCGCGAGTCGGCGCGCAGCGCCGTCGAGCTCGTCGAGCAGATGGTCAGGCATCCGTATGCCGAGGTCGTCGCGCTCGGCCAGGACGATCTCACACCCGAGAACACGGAGGACCCTGGGCGCTTCGCCGAGGCGTACGCGCTCGCGAAACGGCACGGCTTCAAGACGACGGCGCACGCCGGCGAGACGGCGACCGCCTCCGCCGAAGATGTCCGGATCGCGGTCGATGTGCTGGGTGTCGATCGCATCGACCATGGCTACCGGGTCCTCGACGACGCAGAGCTGACCGCGCGCCTGCGCGATCGGCACCTGCCCTTCGCGACGACCCCGCTCTCGACGCGGGTGCTGTCGAAATGGGAGCTCGATGCCGACCATCGCATCGCGCACATGATCCGCGCGGGGCTCAACGTCTCGGTCTCGACGGACGACGGCGTCTTCTTCCGCACGGACATCGGCCGCGAGTACAGCGAGGGCCTGCTCGACTTCGGCATCGACGCGGCGGGCGCGCAGGCGATCGCGCTCGCCGGAATCGACGGCGCGTTCTGCGACGATGACGAGAAGGCGCGGCTGCGTGCGCGGTTCGCGGCGGAGTTCCTCGCGCTCGACGCGCTGCTCGAGCACTGA